A stretch of the bacterium genome encodes the following:
- a CDS encoding proline--tRNA ligase: MRYSRYFLPTLREVPADAEVVSHQLMLRAGMVRRIAAGIYDILPLGLRVIRKVERIIREEMDRAGAHELFMPSILPAELWQETGRWDFYGKELLRIRDRNGRDFCYGPTHEEIFTDLVRREIRSYRQLPRNLYQIQTKFRDEVRPRFGLMRGREFSMKDAYSFDRDKAGAEKSYQAMHEAYTAIFRRCGLKFRDVEADTGKIGGSLSHEFMVLADTGEDSVVSCRGCDYAANLEMAAVASPAGESPADAAVERNGSGEKRKDVSTPGQKSVEEVTRFLGITPGKLVKTIVMSGDKGTVGVLVRGDHEVNPVKVRRLVEDETLELAEPEVVEKVTGAPVGFAGPVGLAIPLFADNSVAAMSGFVTGGNAKDVHTTGVDLADFKVEAFADLREAVQGDPCPRCGGELTFLRGIEVGHIFYLGTRYSESMKAHYLDESGDEKVIEMGCYGIGVGRTAAAAIEQNHDDKGIIWPVPIAPFTVALLSLDPGKEEIHSVAEGIYEELIAGGVEVLFDDREERPGVKFNDADLIGLPMRVTVGGRGVKDGVAELKERASGLEEKVPLDKVVNVVMEFIASRS, from the coding sequence ATGCGCTATTCAAGATATTTTCTTCCCACTCTGCGAGAAGTTCCTGCAGATGCGGAAGTCGTCAGCCACCAGCTCATGCTGCGGGCCGGCATGGTCCGGCGCATAGCGGCCGGGATCTACGACATCCTGCCCCTCGGCCTGAGGGTGATCCGCAAGGTCGAGAGGATCATCCGCGAGGAGATGGACAGAGCGGGCGCCCACGAGCTGTTCATGCCAAGCATCCTCCCCGCTGAGCTGTGGCAGGAGACAGGCCGGTGGGATTTCTACGGGAAGGAGCTCCTGCGCATCCGGGACCGCAACGGAAGGGATTTCTGTTACGGGCCCACCCATGAGGAGATCTTCACCGACCTGGTGAGACGGGAGATCCGCTCCTACCGGCAGTTGCCCCGGAACCTGTACCAGATCCAGACCAAGTTCCGTGACGAGGTGCGCCCGCGGTTCGGACTCATGAGGGGCCGGGAGTTTTCCATGAAAGACGCCTATTCCTTCGACCGGGACAAGGCCGGGGCCGAGAAAAGCTACCAGGCCATGCACGAGGCGTACACGGCCATCTTCCGGAGGTGCGGCCTGAAGTTCCGGGACGTGGAGGCGGACACCGGCAAGATCGGCGGAAGCCTTTCCCACGAGTTCATGGTCCTCGCCGACACCGGGGAGGACAGCGTGGTCAGCTGCCGGGGTTGCGATTATGCCGCCAACCTGGAAATGGCCGCCGTCGCTTCCCCTGCCGGGGAATCTCCGGCTGATGCTGCCGTTGAAAGAAACGGCAGCGGGGAGAAACGGAAGGATGTTTCCACACCGGGACAAAAATCGGTGGAAGAGGTTACCCGCTTCCTGGGGATTACTCCCGGGAAACTGGTCAAAACCATCGTCATGAGCGGCGACAAGGGAACGGTCGGTGTCCTGGTGCGGGGTGACCACGAGGTCAACCCGGTCAAGGTCCGTCGCCTTGTGGAGGACGAGACCCTGGAGCTGGCAGAGCCGGAGGTGGTGGAGAAGGTTACGGGCGCCCCCGTGGGATTCGCCGGTCCGGTCGGCCTGGCCATTCCCCTTTTCGCGGACAACAGTGTCGCTGCCATGTCGGGGTTCGTCACCGGCGGGAACGCGAAGGATGTCCACACGACGGGCGTGGACCTGGCCGATTTCAAGGTCGAGGCGTTCGCGGACCTGAGAGAGGCTGTCCAGGGGGACCCGTGCCCCCGCTGTGGCGGGGAACTGACCTTCCTGCGCGGTATCGAGGTGGGGCACATCTTCTACCTTGGCACCAGGTACAGCGAGTCCATGAAGGCCCATTACCTGGACGAGAGCGGGGATGAGAAGGTCATCGAGATGGGATGCTACGGCATCGGCGTGGGCAGGACGGCTGCGGCCGCCATCGAGCAGAACCACGACGACAAGGGGATCATCTGGCCCGTGCCCATCGCCCCTTTTACGGTGGCCCTTTTGTCCCTGGACCCGGGCAAGGAGGAGATCCACTCCGTGGCGGAAGGGATCTATGAAGAACTCATCGCCGGGGGTGTGGAGGTCCTTTTCGACGACCGGGAGGAGCGCCCCGGCGTGAAATTCAACGACGCGG